Proteins from a genomic interval of Stenotrophomonas sp. 24(2023):
- a CDS encoding TonB-dependent receptor gives MHIKTPLAMAITLTLAMGAAAPLQAAGKQVVAATGAVAADAVDLDRIEVRAQLESQIRAVDLKRSSDAIEDAVSSDALGQYPDQNVAESLQRLPGISVTRDQGEGRFVVVRGLDANLNSVSVDGIAIGTPEDSSRAAPLDVIPSDSTERLRVVKSPTPDMPGDAIGGAILVESASAFDRSGRSLRGKIEGSHQQLSGETSPKASINYSEVFNDTFGVAAGVNYQKRTFESDNSEVEYEGADGVDPTKVAPGDVHAINLQHRKYEIERKRIGANLNLDWRPDADNRYYLRTLYSQFDDAETRQRVIFNFDAANMVRTGEDQYRLVGMPKDSIDKRVRYRTKEENTFAVSAGGENMLTGAVLDYKVGYTRTEERVDDEIEARFKLNGKAFNGTLDQRSRLPSYSFDNDQWLDNANYKFDRIVYKPKQVNDQERSAQVNLRFDGDNSSYKFGLLGRWRDRDANVDETSLRVGPAINLKDWTTGSPDHRHGTLGQGMDSDAMRAYWAQHSGEYSGRPQDAGSNAATSLEGDYTAREDIFASYAMGTWDIGALRVIGGVRVESTRFSATGNRLDVASNGRTFTVTPVQASKSYTNVLPGLHLRYDAGNDWVLRFAANKTVARPGFGDASPRVGVARNDNEVRLGNPGLDPYESTNLDLSVEKYIGNSGILSLGVFHKSIDGYIVETRQQGVPGYDGLPVITAINGDKAKVRGAEFNWQQQLDFLPAGWDGLLVGASGTWLDTSFDAGIASRAGEDFTLPRASKNVYSAHVGYEKYGLSTRLAAVHRSEYLDTLGAGRAFDIYVAPNTQLDFSLDYKFSPRVSMYLEAQNLLDKPLELYQGTRSRTLQMEEYGRTYAVGLKVAL, from the coding sequence GTGCACATCAAGACGCCGCTGGCGATGGCCATCACCCTGACCCTGGCCATGGGGGCTGCAGCACCGCTGCAGGCGGCCGGGAAGCAGGTGGTGGCAGCAACCGGCGCAGTGGCCGCCGATGCGGTCGACCTGGACCGCATCGAAGTACGCGCACAGCTGGAATCACAGATCCGCGCGGTGGACCTCAAGCGCAGCAGCGATGCCATCGAAGACGCGGTGTCGTCCGATGCGCTGGGCCAGTACCCGGACCAGAACGTGGCCGAATCCCTGCAGCGCCTGCCGGGCATCAGTGTCACCCGCGACCAGGGCGAAGGCCGTTTCGTGGTGGTGCGCGGGCTGGATGCCAACCTCAACAGCGTCAGCGTGGACGGCATCGCCATCGGCACACCGGAGGATTCCAGCCGTGCTGCGCCGCTGGACGTGATTCCTTCCGATTCCACCGAGCGCCTGCGCGTGGTGAAGTCGCCGACCCCGGACATGCCCGGCGATGCCATCGGCGGTGCGATCCTGGTCGAATCGGCCTCGGCGTTCGACCGCAGTGGCCGCAGCCTGCGCGGCAAGATCGAGGGCAGCCACCAGCAGCTGTCCGGTGAAACCAGCCCGAAGGCCTCGATCAACTACAGCGAAGTATTCAACGACACCTTCGGCGTGGCCGCTGGCGTGAACTACCAGAAGCGCACCTTCGAGTCGGACAACAGCGAAGTGGAATACGAGGGTGCCGACGGCGTCGATCCGACGAAGGTGGCACCGGGCGATGTACACGCCATCAACCTGCAGCACCGCAAGTATGAAATCGAGCGCAAGCGCATCGGCGCCAACCTCAACCTGGACTGGCGCCCCGACGCGGACAACCGCTACTACCTGCGCACGCTGTACAGCCAGTTCGACGATGCCGAAACCCGTCAGCGGGTGATCTTCAATTTCGATGCGGCCAACATGGTGCGTACCGGCGAAGACCAGTACCGCCTGGTGGGCATGCCCAAGGATTCGATCGACAAGCGCGTGCGCTATCGCACCAAGGAAGAAAACACCTTCGCGGTCAGTGCCGGCGGCGAGAACATGTTGACCGGTGCCGTGCTCGACTACAAGGTCGGCTATACCCGTACCGAAGAGCGCGTGGATGACGAGATCGAGGCGCGCTTCAAGCTCAACGGCAAGGCCTTCAACGGCACGCTGGACCAGCGCAGCCGCCTGCCCAGCTACAGTTTCGACAACGACCAGTGGCTGGACAACGCCAACTACAAGTTCGACCGCATCGTCTACAAGCCCAAGCAGGTGAACGACCAGGAGCGCAGCGCACAGGTCAATCTGCGTTTCGATGGTGACAACAGCAGCTACAAGTTCGGCCTGCTGGGCCGTTGGCGCGACCGCGACGCGAACGTGGATGAAACCTCGCTGCGCGTCGGCCCGGCGATCAACCTCAAGGACTGGACCACCGGCTCGCCCGACCACCGTCACGGCACCCTGGGCCAGGGCATGGATTCGGATGCGATGCGTGCCTACTGGGCCCAGCACAGCGGCGAGTACAGCGGCCGCCCGCAGGATGCCGGCAGCAACGCGGCAACCTCGCTGGAAGGCGACTACACTGCCCGCGAAGACATCTTCGCCAGCTACGCGATGGGTACCTGGGACATCGGCGCGCTGCGCGTGATCGGCGGCGTACGCGTGGAAAGCACCCGTTTCAGCGCGACCGGCAACCGCCTGGACGTGGCGTCCAACGGCCGCACCTTCACCGTCACCCCGGTGCAGGCCAGCAAGAGCTACACCAATGTGCTGCCGGGCCTGCACCTGCGCTATGACGCCGGCAACGACTGGGTGCTGCGCTTTGCCGCCAACAAGACCGTGGCGCGCCCGGGCTTCGGTGACGCCTCGCCGCGTGTGGGCGTGGCCCGCAACGACAATGAAGTGCGCCTGGGCAACCCTGGCCTGGACCCGTACGAATCCACCAACCTGGACCTGTCGGTGGAAAAGTACATCGGCAACAGCGGCATCCTGTCACTGGGCGTGTTCCACAAGTCCATCGATGGCTACATCGTGGAAACCCGCCAGCAGGGCGTGCCCGGCTACGACGGCCTGCCGGTCATCACCGCCATCAACGGCGACAAGGCCAAGGTGCGCGGTGCCGAGTTCAACTGGCAGCAGCAACTGGATTTCCTGCCGGCCGGCTGGGATGGCCTGCTGGTGGGCGCCAGCGGTACCTGGCTGGACACCTCGTTCGATGCCGGCATCGCCAGCCGCGCGGGTGAGGATTTCACCTTGCCGCGCGCTTCGAAGAACGTGTACAGCGCACATGTGGGCTATGAAAAATATGGCCTGAGCACCCGCCTGGCCGCCGTGCACCGCAGCGAGTACCTGGATACCCTCGGCGCGGGCCGTGCATTCGATATCTACGTGGCGCCCAATACCCAGCTGGATTTCTCGCTGGACTACAAGTTCAGCCCGCGCGTGAGCATGTACCTGGAAGCACAGAACCTGCTGGACAAGCCACTTGAGCTGTACCAGGGCACGCGCTCGCGCACCCTGCAGATGGAAGAATACGGCCGGACCTATGCGGTCGGCCTGAAGGTGGCCCTGTGA